The genome window GTGAAAGAGCAAGGGATAATCTCAGATAACTGTATGCTCGATAAATCCTTATCCCTGTTGTTATTCACTCTTACCAGGTCGCAATCGTGTCACTAGCAGCCCTTCTCGTTCTTGCCGTTGTCTCtgctcttcctgctcctcctcttcctcattctcACTGTTGCAGTGTCCCTCCCTGGTCCTGCCCCCTGCAGCCCCTGCCTCCCTCCCAGCAGCACTGGCCCGTAGGGCTACCAGCCGATGGTGGATGGCTACGTAGAGGCGAGCCACGTCCCTGGCGCTGGCCTGGATGAGGAACACCCGGACCGCCTGGGTCTCCACGTCGGTGGCTGTCACCTGGAGGTTCCGACGGGCGGGGCGACGCAGGTGTGTGTGGGGCCAGAGCTTAGTGTTGAGGATGACTTTCAGACTGCCCTGGTGCCTCATCACTGTTTTGATCGGAGGGAGGAAGGTGTGAGAGATGAATGAGAGAGAATTACAGAAAGACGTGCGGATGTTGGCCAGAGTGAGGGGAATAGTAGTCTCCTTCATGGTAAACTCACCTATCCTGGACTGCAGCCCTCCTTTGGTCCCTGACGTCAGATCATTGAGTCGCAGGACTCCTCTCCCTCGCTCATTCCATGCCTGAGTTCCTTTTTCCAGAACAAAGAGTCTGCAGGTCAGCTAAAAGAAAGGCATTTAAAAAGGTACATCACTATCACTGCTCTAGCAATAGGCATATTGAACATTTCCTATTTCAAcacaacatgtcctcacctggacCACAttgctctccttctcctccccggTGAACAGCTGAACCCGCCTGAGCACACGCTGCCTCCCACAGGACTCTGTGTAAGCTGCAGCAGACTCCCTCAGGCTGCTCCACACAGCACCTATCAACAAACACAGACAGCCCTTCAGTTGCAGTTCTGAAAGGCATACACTAAGAGGCAGTCAATTGCCATTAGAACTGAGGTGCACAACTCTAGTCCTCTAGGGCCGTAGTCTGGTGGACCAGTAAACCGGTAGACACTGTGGCCCTTGAGGACTGGAGATGTGTACCCATGCAAATCCAATGATGCCCCTAATGATTTACCTTTATGACTTGACTCAAAGGTGGAGGACTCAGAATTAGAGGAGCTGCAATCAGAATGTTCACTGCTGGGCAATTTCTGTGGTCTCTATATGAGGGCGAGAAAGTtcgagtatttctgtaaatgcaATGTATTTTGTAACACAGTTACAACATGTTTTATAGTCATCATATGCAAACTTGCTACTTTATAAGTATGTCATTGCTGCTCAAAAGTTTCCTGAACTCACCAAAACTCTCGCGCCCATGTTTTCCCCAAATACAAACTGGACCCTGTCTGAGGTAATAGTGTCTGCCTTCGATCTGTGGAGGGTGAACCAGAGGTCAGCAGAGAGGTCAGCAGGTTCAGAATCACTGCTGGGAACTAAACCGTGTCTCTGACACCACGTAGCTCTGACAAAGGAAACAAAACCCAACACCACCGTCAGGGTCTCTGGATTAAAGCAAGGCTGTCCAGTCCTGGGTAAGGCCTGGAAGTTAACACCAACTACCCTGATTTAGTAACTAAACCCTGCcataaatacatttataaaatcACTTCAGTGAAACATCCCTAATTTTATATATTAAACCAGGTGCCCTGCCTACCTGTGAACTTGAGGGGACGTCTTCAGATGTAATCCACTCACAGTGGAGGAGTGGTCAGTTGTGACGCTGCAGCAATCGTCTGAAAGGTCATGGCTGACCTGTGGTACAAAATACAATGCAAACCTTTTATTTTACAGTCCTattgtatttctgattaattacAGTAATGGCCGCTTGAGTCAAAGAAGTCAACACAACCTTTAAGTAAGTATAAAATAAATTGCAGCCAAAACATATTATATAATTGTGTGTTAATGTGGCAAGTTTGGGAGTAGAAAGAAGGCTATTCAGTCTCAGTGTGGTAAGCATTCTGATTCAAACTGGTTTTGGGTTTATAAACCTGCATCCTCCCACTCTCAGGCAGTGAGTGAATACGTTTCTCTGAGGAAAAACCCTGTTGGTCCCTCAGTCAGTGATGCAACCACAACTGAGGGGAACAAGTGTTTTACTATTGAAATACTTTTAAGGCCTGAGAGAGTTTTCACTCTTAATTCTTTACCTGAGAGAATGTTCTTGTTTCACTGTCAGGCCTTGTAGGACAACACCTGCTTGTTCACAGGCACTGACGTAACGCAGTTTCTCTGGACCCCCTGCAAGGTCGGAGTTGGGCCTATTTGGTTGTCATTCTCTCATGTTAAGCTAAACATTTCACGAAACTATACACGGTGCTGAAATGCTCCCATTTTTAGACTGTTGGCAATACCGTAAATCAAGTTGGAAATTCAAACCTTGCAGATTGCAGGGCTACGGGAGTGTCCAGTATGATGCCAGTGTTCACAGGTGCCAGCTCAGGAGGACAAAGTCATGAGCCTAACACCAGGGTGTGCGACACGTGTCAAGAGAGACAAGCACGGGGCGTTACTGACACGTGACGGGGGGGGGGTGAAGAGTTGGGGAATACCTCAGAGAGGTGTGGCTGTGAGGAGATGTTCCAGGGCTGAGGGACGAGGAGACGTGCAGGCTGAAGTAATGACCTTCTGACCCTGTTCAGAGGTGACACTACAAAGGAAGAGATGGAGTGTGTGAGAGGGAACAATGTCCTTTAAAGTCAGTCTTACGATCAGATATGGATTAAATATTAATTGTTCAGGGAATTGGAGGTCCTTTTAGTTGACCACACTGAAAGATAAACATACCAGACAATACAAACTAACCTGTGTTTTGGGAAATGTTGGTCTGGTTGCAGAGATTTGAGGGCATGAAGACATTTGATCTTGATACTAGGAGAGAGGATATCAATCAGaagagtttacacacacacacatacagtatatcatatgGTTAAAGTTAAAACGTGACCCAGATTTATGTCAAAGTGACCGCCAGACTTGGCACATGACAACATGCATAGCCAACACAGAGCAGTGAGGTTTCCACATGGGCACTAGTGGGTCATGGTGGTGATTTGTGAGGAGCAGGTGAGGGCTGCAGTGACAGAGTGAAACAAACGGATTAAGGGAGAGAGATACCAGGGGCTGCTGTGAAGTGGCTGCTGGGAATCTGAGGCCCTGACAGGGATGGTGTGACTGGAATGTATGGACCTACAGGGAATACTGGCACTGAACATAAACAGAAAACGTTTAAGAGTTTGACCATGATGCACTGCTTCGGTTCATTTAATAGATGGGGAGATATTTTATCCCAGTAAGATCCCAGTTTTATTAAGGCTACAATCGTCTGCAGGTGAGTCAAGGAATTAAGCAACATGACTCAGTTGCCACTTATTTGCGTGGGCAATGTATGCCCTAGGGCAGTGGTTCCCCAACTAAAactgggtagtgcatcatcaattcctcttgtcatgttagtcattgcataacttagagagctatttataacttgtcagaaatggcCAGATCAGCTAAGCCAGACCAGATCAGTAAgctaacatttttatttttgcccATAGATAGTAATTTTTTGTCCCTcaaatcacatgaatacacattagacatggcaaaatgtttagaattgAAAGAAAATTGGCTTTAAAAACGGCAAaatgttctttgcaccccatgacagaatgtgtagaattccatcaaataagctttaaacctgcacAATTCTCCCCTCCAACAAGAGGGGTGAGAACAGTTTGTCAttaacagtgcttgtgcccatgttccccaatgctggaagggaaTCCCTGCCCTAGGGGACAGAAATCTCGCAAACAGAGCGACATAGCGTCGTACCCGATCCATTCCCAAATGTAAGCCGCACAAAAGTACGTAGAACTATGTGTGAAAACGACGCACCGTCGCTGCGCTTTCGTAGTTTGAGTGAAGTGTGTAGGGCCCTttagagagatgatagagaagagagaacaAAAATGTTGTGTAGGAGGGGAGTTTTGTTTACCTGGAGGACGTGGGGGAAAAGCGAGAGAGCTTGATCGCACTCGTCTACTGCCGTCACAGGAGCCTGTCCGAGACACAGAGAAAAACAATGCATATAAAACCTTGATTGGTTGGATTACCACACTGCCAATCACAGGCCAATCATTCTAGTCAATGATTGACAAAGCCGCCTACCAATCCCATCACAATACAGGGTCCTTCATCATTAGAAAAAGTGAATTATGTAACCCATATGATTCATAATACCGGTACACAGTATAAAGGTGCAATTTTAAGAGATCTTACAGACACATCTCCTTTACCAAAGGAACAAAAGAAAAATGGAAAGAAAAGGCGTTATGAGTCATGATTATGTCTGGTGTTATGCACCAGTACTTATGTGTACTGGACAGTGGAAACTCACCTTTCCTGGTTCTGTTGTTAGGGTTCGGGTTGGTGAGGGATCTGACTCGTTTGTTTGGACTGATTCCCATAACTATTTGGAGAACAAGAAAAAGATGCAGAAGCACGACTGTCTGTGCAATAGAAAGTAACAAAGTAATCATCTATCAAAATGGTTGATTGTTATGACATGCAGCAGCGGCAAGTTATGACGCTTACCTGagccctcctcccatctctctgcgCTTCTCTGTAAACAAAACGATTATTTTAGCATATAACGAAATGATACATACTCTTTCACTACATGATTTGTTTCACACCATGCATTTGCATCCTGTCAACATTGTAGGCCTACCCATTATTAGGATATAAAGTTTACCTTCATGGATGGGGTTTTCTTTTGAAAGATGAACATTGGTGGGGCAAGCACCGTTTTTTCTGTAAAAAGACGAATAATAGCACAGTTAGAGAGAATTCGCCTTGTTGCAGTTTGATATGACTGAATCAGTACTTAAAGggacttttaaaaatgttttttagtcaAAAAGATAGCGGAATATGTTTTTACAGTATGTTTTTCCAATGGCATCATCTGGTGTGCATCATGTGATTTCAACCAAATATGAGTAGGCATTGCCTACTAATTAGTTAAAATCACATGATGCATAACAGATGATGCCATTTGGAAAAACATATatagttccggaactccaatttgagcagcagcagctgaaaaatgagctcccacaaatattgaaatttacatggtttttagagtgaagtacatcggaaaaaagcaaaagaaaactgcaagactgaataggagaaaaaacaagcaacaaacaaagaagataggcttttgaaaaataactatttttcataaaattgtagttatcttagcaagctgaattgtttaccagttgctaagcagttgctagggactcttttggaagaagctagctagctaacgaagaacaacaaagaatatctagttaacagaagaaaagaaagagaaaatcaggacagaagaaaaaggatatcaaagtgaaacagttctctaaagacacaggagacaataatacaagaaacaacacttctgtagcttgtcaactatgtgtctgtctatccctgttctctcccctctgcacaggccatacaaacgcttcacaccgcgtggccgctgccactctaacctggtggtcccagcgcgcacgacccacgtggagttccaggtctccggcagcctctggaactgccggtctgcagccaacaaggctgagttcatctcagcctatgctaccctccagtccctagacttcctggcgctgacggaaacatggattaccacagataacactgctactcctactgctctctcttcgtctgcccacgtgttctcgcatacccctagagcatcgagccagcggggtggtggcactggaatcctcatctctcccaagtggacattctctctttctcccctgacccatctgtctatctcctcatttgaattccatgctgtcacagttaccagccctttcaagcttaacatcctaatcatttatcgccctccaggttcccttggagagttcatcaatgagcttgacgccttgataagttcctttcctgaggatggctcacctctcacagttctgggtgactttaacctccccacgtctacctttgactcattcctctctgcctccttctttccactcctctcctcttttgacctcaccctctcaccttcccccccctactcacaaggcaggcaatacgcttgacctcatctttactagatgctgttcttccactaatctcattgcaactcccctccaagtctccgaccactaccttgtatccttttccctctcgctctcatccaacacttcactctgcccctactcggatggtattgcgccgtcccaaccttcgctctctctctcccgctactctctcctcttccatcctatcatctcttccctctgctcaaaccttctccaacctatctcctgattctgcctcctcaaccctcctctcctccctttctgcatcctttgattttctctgtcccctatcctccaggccggctcggtcctcccctcctgctccgtggctcgacgactcactacgagctcacagaacaaggctccgggcagccgagcggaaatggaggaaaactcgcctccctgcggacctggcatcctttcactcactcctctctacattctcctcttctgtctctgctgctaaagccactttctaccactctaaattccaagcatctgcctctaaccctaggaagctctttgctaccttctcctccctcctgaatcctcctccccccctccctctctgcggatgacttcgtcaaccattttgaaaagaaggttgacgatatccgatcctcgtttgctaagtcaaacgacaccgctggtcctgctcacactgccctaccctgtgctttgacctctttctcccctctctctccagatgaaatctcgcgtcttgtgacggccggccgcccaacaacctgcccacttgaccctatcccctcctctcttctccagaccatttccagaccatcacggttgacaactcccttgtgtcctcctcccagagtgctaagaaccttggcgtgatcctggacaacaccctgtcgttctccactaacatcaaggcggtgacccgatcctgtaggttcatgctctacaacattcgcagagtacgaccctgcctcacacaggaagcggcgcaggtcctaatccaggcacttgtcatctcccgtctggattactgcaactcgctgttggctgggctccctgcctgtgccattaaacccctacaactcatccagaacgccgcagcccgtctggtgttcaaccttcccaagttctctcacgtcaccccgctcctccgctctctccactggcttccagttgaagctcgcatccgctacaagaccatggtgattgcctacggagctgtgaagggaacggcacctccataccttcaggctctgatcaggccctacacccaaacaagggcactgcgttcatccaccactggcctgctggcccccctacctctgaggaagcacagttcccgctcagcccagtcaaaactgttcgctgctctggcaccccaatggtggaacaagctccctcacgacgccaggacagcggagtcaatcaccaccttccggagacacctgaaaccccacctctttaaggaatacctaggataggataaagtaatccttctaacccccccccttaaaagatttagatgcactattgtaaagtggttgttccactggatatcataaggtgaatgcaccattttgtaagtcgctctggataagagcgtctgctaaatgacttaaatgtaatgtaaatgtaatgaaaaaCATATCTTACTCTATCTTTTTTGACTAGAAAACATTGAAACGTGCCATTTTCACATACGTTGATGTTGTTGGGGTAGTgatggagaaaaaaatatatttctattACATTATTCATGCATGAATCTTAGCTAAACCCTAGCTGAGCTTAAAGCATTAACTTATTAAATTCAAATAGGAAAACACTTTTCTTAATTTTGTCACTGAAACCACAAAGACGTAACTAGGGAAATGGTTCTCAATCTGTGAGCTGTCAGTACACACTGTTCTGCCAAGAACCTAAAACGCGATGTTAGGAAAAATCAACAGTAAAACTGTTCTTGAATTTAAGAGTCATTTACACACAACACTATTATTCCTCAATAAACCCTCAAAACACACAGCCAGCTAAACAACTATCACCAAAGATCCACTCACAATGCAGAGGATGATAGCCAAGAAGTTGAAATGTCACAATGGCTGGAAAAATCAGCACAACGGCCCAAAGAGCAGTGAGATCACTAGGCTCGCCCACAGTTCTGGAGATGTCAATTGTCATCCCACCTTCAATGTATTATCCTAATGAATGGAGGCCGAGACATCCAAGGCCTCTTATGTAACCACACAGCCTGACAAGGGGCTCTGGGAGCTGGGGACAGGCCCACCGTGGCAGGGGTGAGTGATGGGATAGCAGTGGAGGTGTGAGCCAGCTAGGCAGCAGACGCCAAGGCTTGGCCATGGGTAAAACTGACCTGTCTGGAggctataaatacacagggatTCTGTCACTGATCTGACCTTGTATAATGAAGTCTACATGGAGTCAGTGAGTAATGTCTTTTGGTGTGTTAATTCCAGGGGAGAacgactgccccctctcattgaagccacggAAGTTCAAGGAACACCGCGGTACAGCAGGCATTGTTAACAGAAAATAAGCTCCCCATAATAATGAATAGAAAAATGGAAACCtttggtaaaaaataaatatttacacaaagacaatcatggtaccaataattgaTCTATTACACCAGATGCATGTCCTTGAACAAATTATTTTAAAATCGCACCCAGAAGAAGTTAAGgataatttagttgctaatggcagcctgcagtacccaggctggccttcaacttgagttactcAATGAGAGGTGGCACTGAGCTTGCCTGCAatgtcacttcctggagtagctgAAACTGTGTCAAAGATGATGCATTATATTGACCAGAAAGTGTCCGCTCttacaattaaaaaataaaatcttaAAAAATGGAAGGCTGTCgggaggaggcaagatcaggtaggaccattctagccaatgagagggcagatacgtgtGTAAACAGGCACATCTCCGACATAAAGTTGTCTAAGTTAACATGTGGAAttattttaagatggtcataccaaggatcatttagctatttgattttaagACCCCTTAAGGTAtcccaatgtttttattttttattattggatgaaacattgaatttggcactACTGCTATTAGTCAATAGAACGAaggttatgtgagctatatggatcactccaatatattggtatcactccgcggcgaggatttacagatttactcccGTGTGCACCTGTGTCACGGCTGGGATCCGCCCCTATATATAGACCCCATGGCCGTGACACACGTTCTTTACATACGTTTTTAGGCGGCTCAAGCACCGTAGAGGACTGGAGTGATCCATATCGCTTCGTGGTTACATATGTAACCTTcgttatgtttcactatattagatcactccaatatattggtataccCGTACCATATTTAGTCGGTGCTAGAGGGACCTGGCCAGCCAGCGGTGAAGTCCCAGCGTGGGACCGAGAAACAGGGTCCGTCAATGTGGAAGGGGGGTCCCGGCACAGTCCCCGGAAAGGGAGGCGACGCTCAGGACCGCTGAACCAACCGCAGAGGGAGGTGCCACATTCACCCGATAGTACCTAGCAAAGGTGCAAAAGGAAGCCCAGCTGGCTGTAGCACAGATATCAGCGAGGGGCACTCCTCACTGGCTCCACATAGGCAGCCAGTGCCCGCACAGGGCACAGCATGCCCGACTCCCCCGCCACTGCCGGGGGGGTCGTAAGCAGACAGGATAAAAGGGATGTTCACATGCCTGTCTGACAGAACCTTCGGGAGGAATGAAGGGTTGGGGTGGAGAGATATACTCCTCCCACCGGGGTCCATCCGGTAGCACTCAGAACTTACCGAAAGAGCATGGAGCTCACCCACCCTTTTCATGGAAGTAATAGCTACCAAGAAAGCCACCTTCACAGAGGTGTTTCAGGGAGGCAGACTCCAACGGTTCGAAAGGCGGCTTTGCCAAAGCTGCCAAGACCACATCCAGATCCCAGCTTGCCATTGAGCGGGTCCTAGCTGGATGCAGGCGACGAACCCCCTTCATAAACCTGGAGACCAAGGGATGGTGCCCCACTGGCCTGTCCATCCAGAAAAACCGCCAGCGCAACTGGTATGCCGCGGTTGTAGCCGTTATCCTTGAGCTCTGCATGGTGTTCATTACACCCTCCTGTAGTCCTAACATGGACCATTGGTGCCGTTCAGCGACCAAGCCCCCAGACTGAGGCGGCGCTGTCTTGGATGCCACAGCGTTCCCCCGGCCTGAGACAGCAGGTTTTGTCTCAGGGGCAGTTGTCAAGGTGTCCTAGACAACAGGGACAGGAGAAggcaatatattttgatttgtttaacactttttggttcctacatgattccatatttgttatttcatagtttatgtatTCCCTACTattattcaatgtagaaaatattaaaaataaagaaatcctggaatgagcaggtgtccaaacttttgactggtatgcgTGTGTATTGATCTCCTTATTTAACACACTAAAatatctccatatatacttcaaTTCTTTTAACTGGTACCGAAGACCttcttgtgaggcttgtgggtgtcctagagcaaaacaccaTTGTGCTCTTGAGAGTCTCAGCTTTCAATCGAGTCATGGTCATAGTACTTTGTAGTACCATTAGGAACCGACAGACGTTTtggtgagaagaccgattttggggatgtctcatggtctgacagacaccgctctagctctgccaccttctaCCGTAGATGACAGGGCGATAtcggcggatgtggtggattgagacgcagcccatgctaACAAACTAATATCTCTCCATCTTAAACAGACGGATTTTGatgggatttttgtattatgttaattCGATTTCTGCGGGGGTGGAAATTGTAAGCTAAGGGTTTAACCAACTTCATTTGGCTTCAATGCGCTActgagtcttcacataggaatgaatgcTGTCACGTGGTCCATTCACATATACAGTTAATTCACACCTTGAGATTTGCCAGTGCTGTGTCAGTGAATGTGCTCACTCTGGGCATGGAGAGAGATGGTGTTCACACTTCAGTCAGTGACAGATGATCACTTGGAGTTCACCCAGGTCTACTGTGTAAGCACCCTAATCTAATGACTATTGACTGTTCAGATGCAACAGATGATTGTGGCATGCACTGATTAACATTGAAATGTGTGTTGCTTCTTGCATTTATGTGGTTGTTCAGCTTTCCTTGAAAGCTAAAAAGTACATTAATGCTTCATCGGAGGCCATTTCTTGCCACATCCGCAATCCTCTGTGACCTGGGGATATCACACACTACTTATTAACCCTAGAGTCCAACTCTGAGGACTTCCAATCACATGGCCGACGTTAGACAAACGGCAGGGCACAACAAATGGAATGACACTTTACACAACACTCCAACACGCCAGTGATGCCAGAGACAAGTGCCTATTCCTCAGAATATGTACTGGAAGCAACAGCTTAGAGAGGTGATCATCAGTGTATACAGTAGAGTGTTTTTGCTGTGTCAACTGTCTACTTAACATAATAGCAGCACTGTGTATCCTCCCTGACATATAGGTGATGTTGTATGTGCACGTCATCGCTACTGTGTGAAAATACTTATTCACAAGTCAGGTACCATACTACTCACAGTTGAGTTTGGTCACCGCAGACAACCCAGACATActgatgtttttttattttatttttttaacacattgcatctccccccccccccccatttcgaCTCTTCCTCCCCTACACCCCACCTCCTCCCCTATCCTCTGTATGGGCAGACACTCTCTCAGTGTTATATTAACTATGTAATGTTGCTGTTACCGTAGGTCTGAGGTCCAGAGGTCAGGCAGCACCTGACCTCGGCCGAGGGCCATACGTATCACACGTCATGAGAAATTCCAATAAGCACCGTCAGGTTAACTCCAGAGAGCAGCAGGCAGGCCAACACTTTATAACAGACGATTTTTTCCCACATCACGGATTACAAGGGTCATTACATAAGTGAGAGAGGAGGGTATtaaataaacattattaaaactgtcagggtttcGTGAACAGACATGTTGCCAAATAGGAAATGAAAAAGAAAAGAAGCTCGCTTCCTTTGAGCTTAAAAGAGCACGCACTCTGAAAATT of Salmo salar chromosome ssa01, Ssal_v3.1, whole genome shotgun sequence contains these proteins:
- the LOC106563114 gene encoding ran-binding protein 3-like isoform X1, translated to MRGNLSPNEDISAYYSMMPVSDFHENVPCTVEPTESVCGAAGPVTSRPRMGNTSLAQDGGCAQDVAEELKEKTVLAPPMFIFQKKTPSMKRSAERWEEGSVMGISPNKRVRSLTNPNPNNRTRKGSCDGSRRVRSSSLAFPPRPPVSRSNVFMPSNLCNQTNISQNTVSPLNRVRRSLLQPARLLVPQPWNISSQPHLSEVSHDLSDDCCSVTTDHSSTVSGLHLKTSPQVHRATWCQRHGLVPSSDSEPADLSADLWFTLHRSKADTITSDRVQFVFGENMGARVLRPQKLPSSEHSDCSSSNSESSTFESSHKGAVWSSLRESAAAYTESCGRQRVLRRVQLFTGEEKESNVVQLTCRLFVLEKGTQAWNERGRGVLRLNDLTSGTKGGLQSRIVMRHQGSLKVILNTKLWPHTHLRRPARRNLQVTATDVETQAVRVFLIQASARDVARLYVAIHHRLVALRASAAGREAGAAGGRTREGHCNSENEEEEEQEEQRQRQEREGLLVTRLRPVDCDWIHSKPSLYSW
- the LOC106563114 gene encoding ran-binding protein 3-like isoform X2 — protein: MRGNLSPNEDISAYYSMMPVSDFHENVPCTVEPTESVCGAAGPVTSRPRMGNTSLAQDGGCAQDVAEELKEKTVLAPPMFIFQKKTPSMKRSAERWEEGSVMGISPNKRVRSLTNPNPNNRTRKGSCDGSRRVRSSSLAFPPRPPVSRSNVFMPSNLCNQTNISQNTVSPLNRVRRSLLQPARLLVPQPWNISSQPHLSEVSHDLSDDCCSVTTDHSSTVSGLHLKTSPQVHRSKADTITSDRVQFVFGENMGARVLRPQKLPSSEHSDCSSSNSESSTFESSHKGAVWSSLRESAAAYTESCGRQRVLRRVQLFTGEEKESNVVQLTCRLFVLEKGTQAWNERGRGVLRLNDLTSGTKGGLQSRIVMRHQGSLKVILNTKLWPHTHLRRPARRNLQVTATDVETQAVRVFLIQASARDVARLYVAIHHRLVALRASAAGREAGAAGGRTREGHCNSENEEEEEQEEQRQRQEREGLLVTRLRPVDCDWIHSKPSLYSW